CGGGATCCGGCTGGAGGGCGTCGAGGGCCTGATCGTGCTGGGCGAGACGCGGTACGACGACTGCTTCGGCTTCTCCACTGCGGACGTCCTGCTCGACGGGGCCACCGGCGAGGTGTACCTGGCGTGCCTGGACGAGTCCGGCGCGCTGCTGCGGGACGTGCTGGCCAGCAGCCTGGACACGCTGGTCGCCCTGATGGTCGAGGTCGAGGCCGTCACGGTGGGGGCGGCCGAGCCGTACGAGCCCGAGGAGGGCGAGGAGTTCGAGCCGCGCGGCCCGGGGACGGTCGCCGAGGTCGCCGGGGTCTCCCTGGAGCGGATGCGCAAGGCCGATCCGGAGCTGTTCCGGCGGACGGACGACCGGCCCGCGCACTGGGAGACGGCGCTGCGGGTCAGGGCGCTCGCCTGGGGCGCACTGCCCGGCGAGCCGGGCGGCCTGCGGTACGCCCTCGACGCGTCGCTGGTCGAGGACCTCGCGGCGCTCACCGACGGCACCGTACGGCGCTTCCAGGAGGAGGACCTGCCCGCGGCCCTCAGCCATGCGCCGACCCGGCAGCTGCTCGGCTCGCTCGGTCTGCCGGTCTCCGACCGGGGGATGCTCGGGATCGACCCGGTGGGTCCGTTCCTGACCATGGCGGAGACGTACCCGGACTCCTTCGGGTCGGAGAACGGCGAGGGGGAGAACGGCGACTCGGAGGACGGCGACTCGGAGGACGGCGAGGGGGAGGACGGCGAGGGGGAGCACCACCGCGCCTACCAGGGCGGGTTCCTGGCCTTCGCCGACTGGCTGTACGACATGCCCATCGCGCTCGACGGTGCCACTGGGCGCCTCGAACTCCCGGCCTGGTTCGACGGGGACGCGCCCGCCGCGTACCTGCACCAGGACGTCTCGGCGCTGCTCTACGTGGTCTGGACGTACGAGCGCCTGCGCGCCGACCGGCGGCCCTGGGAGCACCCGCACACCTCGGTGCCGTGGGCGGTCTTCCATCCGCGGGAGCTGCTGGACTGGGCGGCGGAGGGGGCCCTGCGCGGGCTGGATCCGGAGGCCTTCGCCTCCGAGGACCACTTCTGGCCGATACGGATCGAGGACGGGCACATGGGGAGCCTGCTGGAGTAGCGGCGGTCGGTCGGGCGGTCGGCCGCGCAGGCGGTCGGAGGGGTCAGAGGGGGCGGTGAGCGAGGCCGGCGGCCAGGCGGGCGGCGGCGGTGGCGGCGTCCGTGACCGGCAGGCGTGGGGTGAGGTCGGCGAGGAGGTGGAGCAGGTGGGTGCGGATCGGGCCGGGTGAGGTGGCCACCGCGCCGGTGAGCACGAGCGGTTCGGTGGGCGCGACGGTGGCGCGGACGAGGTCGGCGAGGTGGTCCGCGGCGGTGCGGGCGATGGCGAGCGCGGCGGGGTCGCCGTCCGCGGCCAGTCGGGAGACCAGCGGGGCGAGGCCGGCGAGCCGCTGCGGCGGGCCGTCGTAGGCCCATCGCAGCAGTTCGTCGGGCGAGTCGGCGGCGCAGTGGGCGCGGACGGCGCCGCCGAGGGCGTCGGCCGGGTCGGGGTGGGCGTGGGCGTGTCGGAGCGCCTCGCGGCCGAGCCAGAAGCCGCTGCCCTCGTCGCCGAGCAGCCAGCCGAGCCCGCCGGCGCGGGTGAGCGTGCGGGTGCCGTCGAGGCGGACGCAGATCGCGCCGGTGCCGGCGATCAGCACGGTGCCGCGGCCGTCGGTGACGCCGCCGGAGGCCAGCGCCGGGACGGTGTCCGGGACGAGCCGAACCGGGCAGTTCAGGCTGAGGGCTGCGGCGGATCGGCGGGCGAAGCCGTCCGGGTCGGGCAGCGCCCGGTACCCGGCGAGGCCGACCAGGCACGACCCGACCCGGCCCGGATCCCGGGGGCCGAGCGCGGCCGACACGGCGGCGGCCAGGTGCTCGATCGCCTTGGCCGGGTCGCGTCCGGCAGGGTTGGCGCCGCCGCTGGTGCCCCGACCGAGCGGCGCGCCGGTGGTGTCGAGCAGAACGGCGCGGGTGTGAGTGCCGCCGGCGTCGACGCCGAGGTGGAGGGTGGTCACGGGGCGGCTCCGGTGGGCGTTTCCGCAGGGTGTCTTCGGCAAGCCCCCTCCGTGAGACGGAGGGGGCTTGCCGTGGTGGGCCGGTCGGCGGTCAGTGTGCCAGGTGCAGGGCCACGTCCGCCGGTCCCTGGGCGAACCGGGTGAAGCGGACCTGCCGGCCGTCCCGTTCGGGGGAGGCGCAGAACGGTCCGGCTGACGCCGTGCGGCCGGGGGCAGCGGCGCACGTCTGACCGGGCGCCAAGGGCCGTCCTCGCAGCGGGCACGGACCGTGGTCACCTCCGTCGCGCTGCCCGGCGGGAAGCCGGTGAGCAGCGCGTGCCCGTCGTCGCGGACGAAGCCGTAGCTGGTGGCGCGCCAGAAGTCGGTGTGGCCGCGGGCGGTGACCAGGAGGTCGGTGCCGTCGGTCCTTGCCTGCTCGGGCTGGTGGAGCCGGCTGCCTTCGTGTCAGGCGATGTCGCGGGACGGTGCATGGAGGGCCTTCCGTCGGTGGTCAGCTCCTTCGGGGCGAGGAGGCGACGCGGGCGGGCGGCGCGATCCGCACCCGCTCGGTGGCGGGGGCCCGTTCGAGGTCGTCCAGCTGGGCGAGGATGGTGGCGCGCAGGGCGTCGTCGTCCTCGAAGTGGTGGTCGTTGAAGAGGGTGTGGCCCGTCCACATCAGGTTGGCGCAGACCCGGGCCGGCACCCGGCCGGTCTGGGCGCCCATGCCGACCAGCGCGACCGACCGTATGGAGCCCGGCTCCAGCTGGTTCTGCCGGTGGACCGCCTGGAAGGCGGCGGCGCAGGCCAGCGCGACGTTCAAGGTCTCGCTCACGTTCTGCGAGGAGGTCTGCATGGTGGGGGCCGAGATCAGGAACCTGGGAGTGACGGCCCCGGAGGGGACGCACACCGCGCTGCCGACCGGCAGCGTGCCGCCGTGGCCGTCGCGGATCGCCTTCTGTACCCGCAGCTGGATGCCCGCGCCCAGGTGCCGCTTGATCGCCGCGTCCGTCCCGCCGTCCATCCGGCCGCGGGAGTTGGTGGGGCTGACCCAGGCGTCGACCTCCGCGGTGAGGATCGAGGCGTGCCGGATCTCGATGCCGGGGGTGTCGGCGAAGGCGGCGCGCCACGACTCGACCACCGTTGCGTTGAGGTCGGTCAGCACCACCTTGAGCGGCGACTGCGTACGGTCCGTGGACATGGCGGGGCTCCTGTCGGTCGGTGCGGTTCCTGCTGACGGGGACGAAGCTAGCGCGCGCCACTGACAATCCGTCCGGGTGCCGGATCGGTCCTCCGGGCGGCTGTCGGGGCGGCCCGGATTGTCGGACCCGGCTGGTAGGACTGTGGTGTCCGCCAGGGGAAACTGACGGATCGTCATCTGCCATTCGTCTGCCACCCGTCCGTCCTTGGCACGGCCCCGACCAGCCGGAGTTGCACCA
The genomic region above belongs to Streptomyces sp. 1331.2 and contains:
- a CDS encoding N-acetylglucosamine kinase, with protein sequence MTTLHLGVDAGGTHTRAVLLDTTGAPLGRGTSGGANPAGRDPAKAIEHLAAAVSAALGPRDPGRVGSCLVGLAGYRALPDPDGFARRSAAALSLNCPVRLVPDTVPALASGGVTDGRGTVLIAGTGAICVRLDGTRTLTRAGGLGWLLGDEGSGFWLGREALRHAHAHPDPADALGGAVRAHCAADSPDELLRWAYDGPPQRLAGLAPLVSRLAADGDPAALAIARTAADHLADLVRATVAPTEPLVLTGAVATSPGPIRTHLLHLLADLTPRLPVTDAATAAARLAAGLAHRPL
- a CDS encoding macro domain-containing protein is translated as MSTDRTQSPLKVVLTDLNATVVESWRAAFADTPGIEIRHASILTAEVDAWVSPTNSRGRMDGGTDAAIKRHLGAGIQLRVQKAIRDGHGGTLPVGSAVCVPSGAVTPRFLISAPTMQTSSQNVSETLNVALACAAAFQAVHRQNQLEPGSIRSVALVGMGAQTGRVPARVCANLMWTGHTLFNDHHFEDDDALRATILAQLDDLERAPATERVRIAPPARVASSPRRS
- a CDS encoding SUKH-4 family immunity protein; the encoded protein is MVETNAGAGVPRELPAGLTHGPSRERLAAGGLPASYAYLDLQASWHEPLLTAEAWYDDGIRLEGVEGLIVLGETRYDDCFGFSTADVLLDGATGEVYLACLDESGALLRDVLASSLDTLVALMVEVEAVTVGAAEPYEPEEGEEFEPRGPGTVAEVAGVSLERMRKADPELFRRTDDRPAHWETALRVRALAWGALPGEPGGLRYALDASLVEDLAALTDGTVRRFQEEDLPAALSHAPTRQLLGSLGLPVSDRGMLGIDPVGPFLTMAETYPDSFGSENGEGENGDSEDGDSEDGEGEDGEGEHHRAYQGGFLAFADWLYDMPIALDGATGRLELPAWFDGDAPAAYLHQDVSALLYVVWTYERLRADRRPWEHPHTSVPWAVFHPRELLDWAAEGALRGLDPEAFASEDHFWPIRIEDGHMGSLLE